Below is a window of Brachyspira pilosicoli DNA.
CTTCTAATTTAACAGAAGTATTAGAAGAATTACTTCCGCTACATCCTAAAACTAATAAAGAAAATATAATAAGGAAATATTTCATATATTAACTCCTATATGATGTTTTTATATTAAGTATAGTAAAAGACTATTGAGTTGTCAATTAAAAATTTAGTTAATTTTACTAAAATTTTATTAAAATTATATATTTAATAATAATTATAAATATCTTCAAATAATAGGTTTTTTCAATTTTTTAGTAAAATTTTTAGTAAAATTTTTATGCATTCTTTTAAAAAATTATTGTAAAATAAGGGTTTTTGATATATTATTAATGGCATGGGAAATAATAAAATTAATCTTATTGATATTGCAAAAGAGGCTGGAGTTTCTGTATCTACAGTATCATTAGTGCTAAATAATAAAAATGGGGTGAGCACAGAGATATCGAGAAAAATTAATAAAATAGCTATAGATATGGGCTATAAGCAAAATAAAAAAAATATTTCTACAAACAGAAGAATTGCATTTATAAAAATGGAAATACATGGACGTATAATAAATGAAACACATAATGTATTTTTGGCTGATTATATACAAGGTATTATAAATGCTACAAAAGCTTTAAATTATAAAGTAGAAATACTAAGTTATTCAAAAGAGCAAATTGATTTCATTAAAAATTACATAGAAAACGAAGAATATGCTGGAGTTATTATATTAGCAACAGAATTATACAAAGAAGATATTATTTTTTTATCTTCTGCTATAAATATTCCTATTGTTTTTTTGGATGCATATTATCCATATTTAAAATGTCATTTTGTAACTATGAATAATGAAAATTGTATATATCAATTAGTTGAGCATCTTGTAGAGCTTGGCCACAAAAGAATAGGTTTAGTTGACAGTAAATCTAATTCTTCTAATTTAATACTTAGGAGAGAAGCATTTTATAAAGTATTGGATTATTTTAATTTAGATTTTAATAAGAACGATTACTTTTTGGTGGATTCCGTATATGAAAAGACTGTAACTGATATGGAAGAACATTTAATAAACAGAAAAGATATGCCGACAGCCTTAGTATGTGTAAATGATACTATAGCAATTGGAATCATAAGAGCTTTAAAAAATAAAGGATATGCTATTCCTAAAGATATATCTATAGTAGCTCATGATAATTTACCTACAGGGCTTTTTATAGATCCAATTTTAACTACTATTGATGTGCCTAAAATTAA
It encodes the following:
- a CDS encoding LacI family DNA-binding transcriptional regulator, producing MGNNKINLIDIAKEAGVSVSTVSLVLNNKNGVSTEISRKINKIAIDMGYKQNKKNISTNRRIAFIKMEIHGRIINETHNVFLADYIQGIINATKALNYKVEILSYSKEQIDFIKNYIENEEYAGVIILATELYKEDIIFLSSAINIPIVFLDAYYPYLKCHFVTMNNENCIYQLVEHLVELGHKRIGLVDSKSNSSNLILRREAFYKVLDYFNLDFNKNDYFLVDSVYEKTVTDMEEHLINRKDMPTALVCVNDTIAIGIIRALKNKGYAIPKDISIVAHDNLPTGLFIDPILTTIDVPKIKIAQSAVDILDNSIRYTNDYFYKVSMINGSLIVRESSAKI